One window of Myripristis murdjan chromosome 8, fMyrMur1.1, whole genome shotgun sequence genomic DNA carries:
- the emc10 gene encoding ER membrane protein complex subunit 10 isoform X1, with protein sequence MFFRSRAPVLIPVRMSCLLSFKLSVFSTVLLLLCTRFVCCNNGRRVGDALDAEFSGFSVPLEHSFEVDDVAKFRVRGALVLKAGREPSVSLSQNQLSEEDRTKLKEVAAVDGLYRIRVPRVFLQADRQTERQMEGYLTAFVRACAMVESHLSDVIALHTDVSGYLIGVSIVTFPGACRGTEVEDEVDLEVFNTTLSIMAPVNAPGPETALFLERMEQELERKGKNPQEQKSFFAKYWMYIVPLVLFLMMSGAQDQSGGGAGGGAANGGGR encoded by the exons ATGTTCTTCCGGTCCAGGGCTCCCGTCCTGATTCCTGTCAGAATGTCTTGTCTTTTATCTTTTAAGCTTTCAGTTTTTTCCACCGTTTTGCTTCTCTTATGTACCCGATTTGTATGTTGTAACAACGGCAGGAGG GTTGGCGATGCTCTCGACGCGGAGTTCAGTGGCTTCTCGGTGCCTCTGGAGCATTCATTTGAAGTCG ATGATGTGGCGAAGTTTCGGGTTCGGGGAGCTCTGGTGTTGAAAGCTGGCAGGGAGCCCagcgtctctctgtctcagaaCCAGCTGTCAGAGGAGGACAGGACCAAACTGAAG gaagtggctgcAGTGGACGGCCTGTACAGAATCAGAGTGCCTCGCGTTTTCCTGCAGGCCGACAGGCAGACGGAGCGGCAGATGGAAGGCTACCTCACAGCGTTTGTCAGAGCC TGTGCCATGGTGGAGTCCCATCTGAGTGACGTGATCGCCCTCCACACCGACGTCTCTGGCTACCTCATCGGCGTCTCCATCGTGACGTTTCCCGGCGCCTGCAGGGGCACTGAGGTTGAGGATGAGGTGGACCTCGAGGTTTTCAACACCACGCTGAGCATCATGGCTCCTGTGAACGCACCCGG ACCTGAGACGGCTCTGTTTCTTGAACGAATGGAGCAGGAAttggagaggaaagggaagaaTCCACAAGAGCAGAAATCCTTCTTTGCCAAATAT tgGATGTACATTGTGCCTCTGGTTCTCTTCCTGATGATGTCCGGCGCTCAGGACCAATCAGGAGGCGGGGCCGGCGGCGGAGCAGCAAACGGAGGCGGCAGATGA
- the emc10 gene encoding ER membrane protein complex subunit 10 isoform X2: MFFRSRAPVLIPVRMSCLLSFKLSVFSTVLLLLCTRFVCCNNGRRVGDALDAEFSGFSVPLEHSFEVDDVAKFRVRGALVLKAGREPSVSLSQNQLSEEDRTKLKEVAAVDGLYRIRVPRVFLQADRQTERQMEGYLTAFVRACAMVESHLSDVIALHTDVSGYLIGVSIVTFPGACRGTEVEDEVDLEVFNTTLSIMAPVNAPGPETALFLERMEQELERKGKNPQEQKSFFAKYWYLILGGAIFLMATSSAQPPAGGDREQS; the protein is encoded by the exons ATGTTCTTCCGGTCCAGGGCTCCCGTCCTGATTCCTGTCAGAATGTCTTGTCTTTTATCTTTTAAGCTTTCAGTTTTTTCCACCGTTTTGCTTCTCTTATGTACCCGATTTGTATGTTGTAACAACGGCAGGAGG GTTGGCGATGCTCTCGACGCGGAGTTCAGTGGCTTCTCGGTGCCTCTGGAGCATTCATTTGAAGTCG ATGATGTGGCGAAGTTTCGGGTTCGGGGAGCTCTGGTGTTGAAAGCTGGCAGGGAGCCCagcgtctctctgtctcagaaCCAGCTGTCAGAGGAGGACAGGACCAAACTGAAG gaagtggctgcAGTGGACGGCCTGTACAGAATCAGAGTGCCTCGCGTTTTCCTGCAGGCCGACAGGCAGACGGAGCGGCAGATGGAAGGCTACCTCACAGCGTTTGTCAGAGCC TGTGCCATGGTGGAGTCCCATCTGAGTGACGTGATCGCCCTCCACACCGACGTCTCTGGCTACCTCATCGGCGTCTCCATCGTGACGTTTCCCGGCGCCTGCAGGGGCACTGAGGTTGAGGATGAGGTGGACCTCGAGGTTTTCAACACCACGCTGAGCATCATGGCTCCTGTGAACGCACCCGG ACCTGAGACGGCTCTGTTTCTTGAACGAATGGAGCAGGAAttggagaggaaagggaagaaTCCACAAGAGCAGAAATCCTTCTTTGCCAAATAT TGGTATTTGATTCTGGGAGGTGCAATCTTCCTCATGGCCACCAGTTCGGCACAGCCCCCagcagggggagacagagagcagagctga